One genomic segment of Deltaproteobacteria bacterium includes these proteins:
- a CDS encoding DUF2892 domain-containing protein produces the protein MEQNVGSVDKVVRWIIGLFLLSMIFWVHGSWRWLGLIGFVPILTSSISFCPLYKVVGISTAKSKVPKQEEKK, from the coding sequence ATGGAACAAAATGTTGGTTCTGTTGACAAGGTTGTGAGATGGATAATCGGGTTATTTCTTCTTTCAATGATCTTCTGGGTACATGGCTCGTGGAGATGGCTCGGATTGATAGGGTTTGTACCGATTTTAACATCCAGTATAAGCTTTTGTCCGTTATATAAAGTCGTTGGTATCTCCACTGCAAAATCCAAGGTACCAAAACAGGAAGAGAAGAAGTAA